In Streptomyces puniciscabiei, a single genomic region encodes these proteins:
- the pqqC gene encoding pyrroloquinoline-quinone synthase PqqC gives MTAAPPEPDGCAAWPAARFTERLRAVTATRYHDRHPFNQRMHRGELTPAELRRWIAARFHYQRHIPVKDALILAKFDRPEDRRAWLRRIHDQDGTDADSPEGGGIERWLRLGEAAGLAREELWDTSRVPPGVRFAVEGYVTFCRRRPVLDAVAASLTELSAPDLMRTRIAAFERHYPWIDPAGLAYFRTRVTQGARDAEQALALVLARARTRAEQQRALGALEFKCEVLWALLDAVDRSGT, from the coding sequence ATGACCGCGGCACCACCGGAACCCGACGGCTGTGCCGCCTGGCCGGCCGCCCGGTTCACCGAGCGGCTGCGCGCAGTCACCGCGACGCGCTACCACGACCGGCACCCCTTCAACCAGCGGATGCACCGCGGCGAACTGACCCCGGCCGAACTGCGCCGCTGGATCGCCGCCCGCTTCCACTACCAGCGGCACATCCCCGTCAAGGACGCGCTGATCCTCGCCAAGTTCGACCGGCCCGAGGACCGCCGGGCCTGGCTGCGCCGCATCCACGACCAGGACGGTACCGACGCCGACTCCCCGGAGGGCGGCGGCATCGAGCGCTGGCTGCGGCTCGGCGAGGCGGCCGGGCTCGCCCGCGAGGAGCTGTGGGACACCTCCCGGGTCCCGCCCGGGGTGCGGTTCGCGGTGGAGGGATACGTCACCTTCTGCCGGCGGCGCCCGGTGCTGGACGCCGTCGCGGCCTCCCTGACCGAGCTGTCCGCCCCGGACCTGATGCGCACCCGCATCGCCGCCTTCGAACGCCACTATCCGTGGATCGACCCCGCGGGCCTCGCCTACTTCCGCACCCGTGTCACCCAAGGGGCCCGGGACGCCGAGCAGGCCCTCGCCCTGGTCCTCGCCCGGGCCCGCACCCGCGCGGAGCAGCAACGCGCCCTGGGCGCACTGGAGTTCAAGTGCGAGGTGCTGTGGGCCCTGCTGGACGCGGTGGACCGGAGCGGGACATGA